One Carcharodon carcharias isolate sCarCar2 chromosome 1, sCarCar2.pri, whole genome shotgun sequence DNA window includes the following coding sequences:
- the LOC121278250 gene encoding actin-3-like, whose product MMDITDVIIDNGSGLCKSGLVGDSLPTSVIPSIVGTFKVKGNTREASHTEIYFGKKALAKRGSGCLKYPIERGIVTSWELLEKLWKHVYTSELHIKSKERPVLMTAAPLTSFFNREKMAEIMFECLNVPAIYMAIPATLALYASGRTRGIVLDSGFGLTDAVPIYEGYYLPDAVKRLKLAGNDITENMRRLLLESGQNIPNTIYKETFENIKETLCYIALDPQLETKSQTDDIQQEYTLPDGNLITLQKELFKAPELLFTTSTVGLEEPGIHKLIYDSILRCDINLRKDLFSNILLSGGSTLFLGLEERLLKEIKFQVPSGLPIKVIAPPNRNNSVWMGASILTSLTAFKDMWVTSNDYRDYGPAIINKRCF is encoded by the coding sequence ATGATGGACATTACGGACGTAATCATAGATAATGGTTCTGGGCTTTGCAAATCCGGGTTAGTTGGTGACAGCCTTCCAACATCTGTCATACCATCCATTGTAGGTACCTTCAAAGTCAAGGGAAACACACGTGAAGCCTCACACACAGAAATTTATTTTGGAAAAAAGGCTCTAGCTAAGAGAGGCAGTGGGTGCCTTAAGTACCCTATTGAACGTGGCATAGTAACCTCCTGGGAACTTTTGGAGAAGCTTTGGAAGCATGTTTACACATCTGAACTTCATATCAAATCAAAAGAGAGGCCAGTTTTGATGACTGCTGCTCCACTGACTTCTTTCTTTAACAGAGAAAAAATGGCAGAAATCATGTTTGAATGTCTTAATGTGCCAGCTATCTACATGGCTATTCCTGCAACTTTGGCACTCTATGCATCAGGAAGGACTAGAGGAATAGTCCTAGACAGTGGCTTTGGATTAACTGATGCTGTACCCATTTACGAAGGCTACTACCTGCCCGATGCTGTCAAAAGACTTAAACTGGCTGGAAATGATATCACTGAAAATATGAGGAGACTCCTATTGGAAAGCGGACAAAACATCCCAAATACAATCTATAAGGAAACCTTTGAGAACATCAAGGAAACACTGTGTTATATTGCTCTTGATCCTCAGCTGGAGACCAAAAGTCAAACAGATGACATTCAACAGGAGTATACACTTCCTGATGGAAATCTGATCACACTCCAAAAGGAGCTCTTCAAAGCACCAGAACTACTCTTTACAACTTCCACTGTAGGATTGGAAGAACCTGGAATTCATAAATTGATTTACGACAGTATTTTAAGATGTGATATAAACTTGAGGAAAGATCTATTTAGCAACATATTACTATCCGGTGGTTCTACTCTTTTCCTGGGTCTGGAAGAAAGATTGCTGAAGGAGATTAAATTCCAAGTTCCCAGTGGATTACCAATTAAAGTCATTGCACCACCAAACAGGAATAATTCTGTTTGGATGGGTGCCTCAATTTTAACTAGCTTGACAGCATTTAAGGATATGTGGGTTACTAGTAATGATTACAGAGATTATGGGCCAGCTATCATTAACAAAAGGTGTTTTTAG